In Gossypium hirsutum isolate 1008001.06 chromosome D06, Gossypium_hirsutum_v2.1, whole genome shotgun sequence, one genomic interval encodes:
- the LOC107937382 gene encoding acyl-protein thioesterase 2, translating to MSYSHYTMASGSRTGRRTFEFGRTYVVRPKGKHQATIVWLHGLGDNGSSWSQLLESLPLPNIKWICPTAPTRPVALLGGFPCTAWFDTGELSEESPDDWEGLDASAAHIANFLSTEPSDVKVGIGGFSMGAAMALYSATACALGRYGNGIPYPINLRAVVGLSGWLPGSRGLKNKIQVSNEAARRAASLPILLSHGTCDDVVPYKIGEKSAHSLNIAGFWNLTFKNYEGIGHYTVPKEMDEVCNWLTTKLCLEGSR from the exons atGAGCTATTCACATTATACCATGGCTTCTG GTAGTAGAACTGGTAGAAGGACATTTGAATTTGGAAGGACATATGTGGTTAGACCAAAAGGTAAACACCAAGCTACTATAGTGTGGCTTCATGGCCTTGGTGACAATGGCTCAAG TTGGTCTCAGCTCTTGGAAAGTCTTCCTCTTCCAAAT atAAAATGGATTTGCCCAACTGCTCCTACTCGTCCTGTGGCTTTACTAGGGGGATTTCCTTGCACTGCAT GGTTTGATACTGGTGAGCTTTCAGAAGAAAGTCCAGATGATTGGGAGGGTTTAGATGCTTCAGCAGCACATATTGCAAACTTCTTGTCAACTGAGCCATCTGATG TTAAGGTGGGTATTGGAGGCTTTAGTATGGGTGCTGCAATGGCACTCTACTCTGCAACTGCTTGTGCTCTAGGAAGGTATGGAAATGGTATCCCATACCCTATCAACCTTAGAGCAGTTGTTGGGCTTAGTGGATGGCTTCCCGGTTCAAG GGGCTTAAAGAACAAAATACAAGTATCAAATGAAGCTGCAAGGCGAGCTGCATCCTTGCCGATTTTGCTTAGCCATGGAACCT GTGATGATGTTGTCCCCtacaaaattggagaaaaatcagctcattcATTGAATATAGCAGGATTTTGGAATCTCACTTTCAAAAACTATGAAGG GATTGGCCATTACACAGTCCCTAAAGAGATGGATGAGGTCTGCAATTGGCTTACTACAAAACTGTGTCTCGAGGGATCTCGTTGA
- the LOC121218652 gene encoding cytochrome c oxidase subunit 5b-1, mitochondrial has translation MWRRLLTSQLKTLATAPCRSASKTVPLPFKSNVSSSPFSCLLTRHFSASSADSAVKKTVEDVMPIATGHEREELEVELQGKKILEDVNNPVGPFGTKEAPAVVKSYYDKRIVGCPGGEGEDEHDVGWFWLEKGKPHECSVCSQYFVLEVVGPGGPPDGHGDDDHHH, from the exons ATGTGGAGAAGGCTGTTGACTTCACAGCTCAAAACCCTAGCCACAGCTCCATGCAGATCCGCTTCTAAAACGGTGCCGCTTCCATTCAAATCTAACGTTTCATCATCGCCTTTTTCCTGTCTCCTCACTCGTCACTTCTCCGCCTCGTCAG CGGATAGTGCTGTAAAGAAGACGGTTGAGGATGTCATGCCTATCGCCACTGGTCATGAGCGCGAGGAGCTTGAGGTTGAGCTTCAG ggaaagaaaatccttgaagatgTGAACAACCCTGTTGGTCCTTTTGGCACGAAG GAAGCTCCTGCTGTTGTCAAGTCCTACTATGACAAGAGAATAGTTGGATGCCCAGGAGGTGAAGGAG AGGACGAGCATGATGTTGGCTGGTTTTGGCTGGAGAAGGGCAAGCCACATGAATGCTCTGTTTGTTCACAGTATTTTGTG CTCGAAGTTGTGGGCCCTGGAGGACCTCCAGACGGACATGGTGACGACGATCATCATCATTAA
- the LOC121203586 gene encoding uncharacterized protein, which translates to MQRIIAVVLFLFCATSQLASSLNDGLLPNGNFEYGPKPSELKGTKVMSPKAIPNWEISGYVEYIKSGQKQGDMLLIVPEGGFAVRLGNEALIKQKIKVIKGMFYSLTFSAARTCAQEEKLNVSVSLNYEKNDFGLFPIQTMYSSNGWDSYAWAFQASESVIEISIHNPGVEEDAACGPLIDSIALKTLYPPKRTRVNLLKNGNFEEGPYIFAGPISEGVIIPPHIEDDHSPLPGWIIDSLKAVKYIDSDHFTVPKGKRAIELIAGKESSLSQVVRTTIGRDYVLSFTIGDANNACEGSMVVEAFANKNTVKVTYDSKGKGGFKQARLRFKADSTRTRIMFYSTFYTMKNDNSGSLCGPVVDDVKLVSIQKLHHL; encoded by the exons atgcagAGAATCATAGCAGTGGTGTTGTTTTTATTTTGCGCCACTTCTCAATTGGCCTCTTCTCTCAATGATG gtttgttGCCAAATGGAAATTTTGAGTATGGGCCTAAGCCATCGGAATTGAAAGGAACTAAAGTAATGAGCCCTAAAGCAATACCGAATTGGGAAATTTCAGGCTATGTTGAGTACATCAAATCAGGTCAAAAACAAGGTGACATGTTGCTAATAGTACCTGAAGGAGGCTTTGCAGTTAGGTTAGGCAATGAGGCATTGATCAAGCAGAAGATTAAGGTGATTAAAGGTATGTTTTACTCTCTAACCTTCAGCGCGGCTCGGACATGTGCACAAGAGGAAAAGTTGAATGTTTCGGTTTCTCTGAACTACGAGAAAAACGACTTTGGTTTGTTCCCAATTCAGACGATGTATAGTAGCAATGGATGGGATTCGTATGCGTGGGCATTCCAGGCTTCTGAGTCTGTAATTGAGATCTCGATACATAATCCGGGTGTGGAGGAAGATGCTGCTTGTGGCCCTCTTATTGATTCCATCGCATTGAAGACCTTGTACCCTCCAAAACGCACCCGAG TAAATCTACTAAAGAACGGAAATTTCGAAGAAGGTCCTTACATCTTCGCAGGACCAATATCCGAAGGTGTCATAATTCCACCCCACATTGAAGATGATCACAGTCCATTACCTGGTTGGATTATCGACTCCCTCAAAGCCGTTAAGTACATCGACAGCGACCACTTCACCGTCCCCAAAGGCAAGCGAGCAATTGAACTCATCGCCGGTAAAGAAAGTTCCCTCTCACAAGTTGTGAGGACAACGATCGGTCGGGACTACGTCCTTTCCTTCACCATTGGTGATGCTAACAATGCATGCGAAGGTTCCATGGTGGTCGAGGCATTCGCTAACAAGAACACTGTCAAGGTCACGTATGACTCGAAAGGCAAAGGAGGATTCAAGCAAGCGAGACTTCGATTTAAAGCTGACTCGACACGAACCAGGATAATGTTCTATAGCACGTTTTACACCATGAAAAATGACAACTCGGGTTCTCTCTGTGGACCAGTGGTGGATGATGTGAAGTTGGTTAGTATTCAAAAATTGCATCATTTgtaa